The Zingiber officinale cultivar Zhangliang chromosome 2A, Zo_v1.1, whole genome shotgun sequence genomic sequence GTTGGCCCGCACGAGAACGCAAAGGAACTATGAGACAAATTCATCGAGCTACACGAATGAACTCCTGATTCAAAGGTAACGAAATGCGAACTACTTCTTAATTCATTATtcaacattaaaatgcaggatggtGAGACCGCAAATTAGCTTCACGCtcgaatcaaggacatcctcaacggtcttcactAAATCAGACACCAAATCGAAAaccgggacgtaataaggtacgctcttaactaGTTCCCTTAAAACGCACTGTGGGCATCAATCATAGATGCATATAAGGTTTTGAAAAAACTCTCTAAATTAAAaatagacgaattattttgtaaattagagccgcatgaacaaactaacgacctaaaggtcgagaaaggaattgctctTCTTGCAGGTATGTCAAAGGGAACTAAACCCGAAGCTGAAACTGAATCCGAATCAAGCGAAGAAGAGCAactagtgaacctggtaagaaagattttcactagacgtaagaaaagcttcaccaaacacaacatgaagaagatgtccaagtcTGCCTCCAACAACTCAAAGGCAAACGTCACATGCTAcgactgcaacaagaaggggcacttcaaATACGAATGCTCAAACGAAGACCAAGTCAAGAagacaaagcaaaagaaagcactaaaagcgacttgggacgagtcttTGGACGGATCGGGAGCAGACGAACCGAAGCAAGCAAGTTACCACGCACTGATGGCAACTAGAGGCGAATTGGACGAAGAAGACGAGTCTGAATACAAGGAGAGCCACGAATCTTCATCCGGGTCAGAACGACCTGAGGTAAAATCCTTTATCAacgtaaattcttttaaaatagtTACTTGCCtaaataaaagattaattaaaaccgAGGAACACGCTAAACAGCTCCTAAaggaaaataacatccttaaggaacaactgaACATGAACTCggtgactaaccaagttcaagacaaaggctcaactcaagttgcaaaacttgaggaagaaaacactgtcctgaaaagtcaagtcaacgaGCTCAAAGGACAGTTGGAAAAGTTTACCTCAGGATCAAAATATCtgaatatgatacttggatcccaaAGATCTGTGTACAATAAAAccagacttggatataagtccaaCTCTACgattaaatcatttttaaccttaactcaaaattcaaaattaactaaagtttgggttccgaaagcgtgcctaactacgcaagtaggactcgatcaatactatgtacccaaaataaaattcactatataaatccaaataaaccaaataaatcaatctcaacctcaaaaattaaacctccaaaaataaattcaaacctaaaatcagataaaaataaattaaacaaaagCAAAATCAatgtaaactcaaactataacaaagtctattataactataatgcaaatcgacacaaacctaaaacctaaacccaaaatccaataattcagggggctccaaactagttggcacctctaaaGTAATAATTTATCCGGCTGGATAATTAGGACTAGCATAAAtaaggacaaaagtttaacttgataaacgatactagagaagttttggatgatagtaggttaaggAAGCTCTACCTATGCATATCtatgaagatatgacttcgacctgatgcatttagcttagtggaactaactgaaattaccccttactaatcctaactagtttagtggataggactatttgaaaaatttcgAAGACGTGGTTACTGTAATGATGTCGACTCACcaaagcttagaagtttatccaaacaatatatgtttgttgaacctaaagctaaacttgaatctaacacaagttaaaccaaaccctgaaattcaacctaactcatctcacaaaattatagaatttcctgattgaaaatatagatcgagtgagatgaataaggattaaaatcaaattcaaattaattaaattcaattaaaatcaaaactaaattcaaaACTTAACAATCAAAATTAAGCATaacttaaaacaaaattttaactttaaaatttaataatcaaaattaaacttaacttaaaagtaaaattagaacTCAAATTAAGGTGCCTCCTAAATATTCGGAGGCGCGCTCGGAAGGACGACCCCAACCGactaaaggcgccttcagtaGATTGAAGACGCCCTCCATAGCacggaaggcgtcttccattaagctgaaggcgccttcaaccggaCTTTTCACAACGAACAAAGGCAAGCCCTGTTCGTGTTTTCttctcattcaaggcgccttccagcagTTAATCTTCGtcgttttctttctcttttcctccCAAACATCAACAATGCCTCCTATGTACCTTCTAACTAGATCTACACAATCATTTTCCTTATATCTTGGTTTTTGAATGTTTATATGTATACACTATGTTAAGAAATGACGTAATATTATTCCGTCACAGCCCTGTTCCAGCAGTACCCCATCTGCCGATGCTAGATTTCCCACTGAGCGACTTAGGCTAGATTTTTTACAGTATTCATATATTGCACTTAAATCTAGGTTTTTAAGTAGGTCGTTCTTCACCCAATACTATGCCCCGATTATAGAGGTTATTTGACTATTATCAGTTAGATAGACTAGTCTATTGTAGTCATTCGGTAAACTTAGATTTGTGTGCCCAATTCTATAATAACCTAGTTAAGATCGACAACCTGACATACTCCACTAGAGTTGGTGGGAAGGACTTTAGCTTCTCCCCCACTCTATTGTATGATAGCTTAGAACTTATGAGGTCTGTCTGTCCAtttgtgttaccctagtagggatttgtTATTTGGCGAACTCTACTCCCACATTATATTGGATACTATCCACATGTACTTTTTTGGGAAGAGAGACTACCTACTGTGACTGACTTTAGGTCGCTCTATCTTAGGATTTGGGACTATGTCCTGTATCGAGTCCTGACCACCTGTATTTTGCCAATCACATCTCGCAATGTTACGATGATGTGACCCTCCCACTCCTTTCTATATGCACTACGCCAGCGTCTAGACATTGATATTGCATCACATGTTTCAGAATGTCTTTCATGCATCCAGTCTTGTTACTAGGCAACaggttcatatgccctattgtcacatTTTGCCGTACATATTTTCGACCATAAGCGTAGATATGACTAGGGTACGTCCACTTCCCTTAGTGTGTATGACGAGATTGGTCAGCGCCAGCTTACATTAGTGCATATAGATATCACCGCTCAGGGGAACTGACTTAGAGAGTGGGACCACGGCCAGGCGAGGCCGAGGACAATTTTCCACCCATCATTCCAGCCAAGGGGGAGGAGTTGCGGTTGAAGAGATCTTTGGACCTCTTCCGACCTAGCTCTCGACTTCGACCCAACCCTCGACTTCGCTATCCGTTGAGGACTGCCTTGCTCAACTTGAGGAGTCTTCCGCTCAGATTCTTCAGTCGGTCTCGAATAGATTCAGCACTATTCAGGGAGAGATAACCACCGAATTTCAGCAGATTCTTCGGGCTTTGCGAGCGCCTGAGCAACCCCCACCTCCTCCAGCTTATGATGACCTGCTCTGATTATTTTTTAGTACACTGTTATACATTGTATATCTGGTTGACTTGATCTATATAGTTAGCTACTTTTTGCCACTTTAGTTGGATAATCCTTTTAGACTAGGACTGCTAtccttcaaaataattttcaaataatttacaaattcgatggaaattttttatattttctaaaaattcccatttcataagaatttcaaaattaatgttTTGTCTTAGTCTAAATCAAAATCCATAGAAAGTATGTGTCTATATATCTAGGAAttaagcatctcacaaacacaataggtctaccttgattgtgtattcacaaACATaaaacggcgtgagatgcataggctcATTGTCTAGACTTccgatgcttatatcagtgcatcaaaacAAATCTGGGCAAAAAATACCAAAATGTCAATGATCAGGATAAGTAATctattttagtcaaacactatctggatacatttacttgacttgactaaccaagtgaacactgctatcttctgatagttagttagtaaataacagttagacatttaaggataatttcttgatgaatatttttcttaaataatatTATATTCAGGGAAAGatatttgaaagataattttaaaaatgtattttgaaacttttacttttgaatttgaaaattatatttgaaaattgttttgaaatttttttctcttagaaatttttacTCAAAGGAacttaaagtattttgaaaatatttctaagttaaaaactcttgtttaaagtattttgaaaacattttaagTTCTTgcttaaaatactttaaaaatctttcaaaaggaacttttgaaaatctttcgaattcttagaaattttttcttggtTGAAAAggcttattttgaaaattgttttaaaaagtaCTTTGCAACCCACtcttcaaatattttgaaaagttagtttgaaaatatcttgaaaactactttaaaactttaaacttttaaattattttgcaaAAGTTAGCTTTCAAAACCtgttataaattttgaaattcttttcaaaattaagtggaaatttttttaaacacTAAACTCCTCCCTACAATAACTATAAGTTTTTATGCTTATTGTGAAAAGTTTATATGTTTCAATACTTTGGTAtacttacttgcatattttttgatgaatgtcaaagggagaggagaaaacctaaaaatttaaaaaccttaACCCTAAAATGCTCAAGAGAATAGAAAAGAACTTGTTTAAATTTTATTGTTATTCCTTCTGTATTATTGTTCTAACTTTAACCAaggttgtcattgtatcaaaaagcgggagattattggtgtagtcAGCACtaatgatcaaacctgagttttgatgaatgacaaataggttaaagttaaatgTGTTGTTATCTAACCTTGCTAccgagtgtgcagggttgactaacctCAGCCAGGATGTTTGATTCTCAATGGGTTGAAGTCCAGATGTGAGATTCTGACAAGGATCGGAATATGTGATTTCCGATGGGTGAAGACCGGATGTGTGAGTTCGGCAAGTCGGGATATGTGATTCCCAAGTGGAGAAGACCGGATGTACGATTCCAACAGGTCGCGATGTCTGATTCCTGATGGATGAAGACCAAATGTGCGATTCCCGTaagtcgggatgttcgattcctgaaGTCCGAATGTGTGATTCCGGAAGGTAACTCTACacctggtaagtagaggtaagtcactggagaagagtgactaagtgagggcgTGCCCCCGTTCAAAGGGACAGTAAGCGTAGGTCCAATTTAAgttcattttagaaatctaaattgagaccttgactagatcttggtctcaggaagacagaatctaattactactcattattaCTATGCTAACACTGTCTTACAagttattatttggtttattggactaacacgtTTTGCATGGCAAGAGGAGCACAAAAGACCTCGGGTGAACAGTGCAACAGTGCCCGAGGCGCCGTCCATGCTAtgcaaggcaccttccatgagcaGTGCAGAAGGCGCCTTCCGTACTGTTCATAGAAAGTGCCTTCagtgccatggaaggcgccttccaatggtCAGAATTTGTCGTCGATATGAGCCGGATTGATCGGGATCAAATTTGGGGGATTGAAGGCACCtgcaaggctatggaaggcaccttccaccctCTATAAAAGAGCATTCAATATTAACTTCTACACGAGCTCCTATGCGCCCGATTTGGCTTTCCGACTGCTCCAGTTTCCTGTTGCTGCCCTGCTGCGACTCTACTACACTCGATTGCCACCGAGAAGTCGTCCAAACACCGAGCTCAAGCAGACCATCTACGAAAGTGTTTGATAACATAATTTATTTCTGTTCTTAATTTCTGCAAACAGAAAGTGTAGTCTATTACACTTTTCCGATTCTTTTATACTCGATCTCCTCTTTTGGCGGTTCCGGAAGAGgcctttagtgaattacccatcagtAGGTCCGGgggacctgggccttggagtaggagtcgccaaaggctacgaaccaagtaaaaccgcttGCGTTCGTGTCttttacttgcttttacttttctatttttgtttgtatttctgctgtgcactttattttcaaaataaaaaagaataagttttcaaaaccatgtgatccaaaccccccccccccccccctacccTCCCatgtgcgtctcgatccaacggTAAGGAATCTTTGTTAGTCTAACTAAACTGCATACTAAGGCCTAATTAACAGGAATTAGTTGGGTGCTTAAAAAGAAACAGGCAGACAAGCATGTCAAGTTAGAAGTACATACTTGGTGATAGTTCCGTCTACATCTGAGACAACTATCCTAGTATTCCATTTCCAAAGATAGATCCTGGCGTCTACCTATTAAATAAGACACAAAATAAGCACAAACAAGAAAATGAGATAAAAGAACAAAAGATCACCATAACCAGAAAGCAAGGGCAAAAGCAATAGGAAGAACCTGTTGCACTCCGAGCATTGCAGTTGAGAAATTAAAGGTGACTACATTCTTTCCTTCTTTAAGATTCAATGAAGCAAGTTCTTCAGAAGTTGGGGTGAGTGATTGCACCTTCTTGGAGTTTTTGATTTTTATAATGTCACTTTCTTGTGCTATTCTTCCATTACTTCTAAAATCAGGATCCAGAATTAAGTCATTGCCAACTTCAGAGAGTGCTTCTGGATTACTTAAGGTTTTAGACTTCTTAACAAAAGGCCATATGTTCCAATTCCCCCGAGGTTGTATGGGCATACTTTTTGAAGTTCCAAGTGTTTTCTCAACTCTCTCCACAGGTATCATACCTTGAGGCTCGAGCATCTCTTTTTGACCAAAGCAAACCATTCCCAAAACAATAGGTGCTGCTGCACTCCATGGAAAGTACTGATCACCAATTCTAACAACAAGTCGTTCATCCTTCACAACTGAAGGACCTAATGCGATGAATTTCTCCACATTCACCTTCTCAGCATCAAATTGTTGACTAGCTGCATCTATTCCCATCCCTTCAAATAGCAAGTGATTGCATAGAGATACCTCTGCATGCAAACACCAAATACCTTGGTCCTTAATATTATGATACTTTCTAATGGACTGATGTGTATAATTGTGTTTAGCATATGACTTGACAATCAATATATTCTTGATAATATTAAGTATATTGGAGCACTTAATGTTTCTTTAACACACTTCAATCATACTGAGACAAGATAGGGAATTATCCATATTATTTTCATCCAGCTTTTGTTGGTTGTTCTGTCATAATTAACCTCAGTGAAGATATAGGTTTTAGTTTTTTCGACAATCTTTAGAATCAGGTCAGCCAATAGAAATTTGATCAAATAAGGATGAACAATGAAACAAGCTATGAaggaaaattaaatttatcatGAGTTCTCATATATTTCTTCCTTAACATATTATTGATGCTACAAATTTAACAGACATTACTCAGATATCTAGGTTAGCATGACAATGAAAAGGGAAGTGCAGGTTAATTACCTACTGTGGCATTTGTCAAGCTGCTTTTTGGTTCCTCCTCTTCACTGTCAGAAGAAATAACAGCCTCTTGGATGTCATTTTTTTCAACCAATGAGCAACTACTCAATGAGTGATGTACAGGAGAGACTTCAAGATCCTTAATATGACTTCGGACAATGGGCAATGATTTGGATGACAGCTCATTTACTCCAGAACATCGCTTACAACTGGAAATAACTATAGGACTAGATTGAGAACTGAAGGCGCCAGAGTTACTAAGAGAGCATTTATTGTTTTTTATTTCCAAATCTTGCGTTTCTAGATCAATTTCTGCATTGGGTGATTGGAAATATTTTGTTTCACCAACTTTCTCATTGTCAGATAGTTCTGGGTTAATTTCTTTAGCACCATAGTTGTCTATATCACTGAATGGGAATTGAACATCATCTGAGCTCTCAAAGTGTGAAACACTATATTCTGCTACTTCTCGAGGCTTAGTGATGGTGCTGAGATCTCGAGCAACATTGATATGCTCCAAAGAATACACTCCTGTCAAATTACACTTTTGATCAAAACCTTCTACTTCTTGAGCTGCATTATCTGAGTTGTAGGAATTGAGAAGTTCGGAAATGCTAGCTGATTTGGTGAACACGCCATACTTGGGTGGATTACCGGGTATAGAAGCAGGACAAGAAGCAACTTGTGCAATTCCTGTTTCCTCCATGCAAGAATGATTACCCAGCAAATcaattttctgaaaattcattTCTTGGACATGAGCAGATTCCCCTGCCACAGCGTCCACAGAAATGACTTCAGATTCACAGCCTGGTATCTGCTCGTTCAATGAAAAACGGATACCACttgaaatttgtttaaaatatgaGGTAGGATAGGACATAGAACCAAAGTCATAGTTATCTGAGTCTATCAAAGCCTCTTCTATGGGAGAGTCATACTGAGAGTTTTCAGATAATGAAGACTCACTTTTTCTAGCTGTTTCTAAGCTCTGGTCATGGTTATATTCAGAATTTTCATTAATTACTGATGCACCCGCTCCTGCAATTGAACTAACTTCGAGGACCATGTTAGCGTGACACAGAATTCCACTTTCACAATGTTCAAACCCACCAGAAATAGGCCCCAGATTATCAGTAATTTTATAATCTGTAATATTAGACCTGTTAGTTGAGTTTTCTATAGTCTGCCAATAACAGAAAGAACTAACCTCCATGTTTCCTGTTTCTAATGTAGATACTGCTAATGTTGAATCCATATGACTTTCAGTATGGCACTGCATTTCATCATGACAATATGCAGTTGAACTAGAATTCTGTACACCAGTTTCATCAGATTGCAGTGCTACCAAATCAGGGACTGATTTGTTCCTCACATCTGTATCATTAATTCCCATGGTTTCAATCTGCACGTCTCCACAGGAGGCCATCTCTTCAGAAATTATTCCACTAAGCATGTTATTCATACTTTCACCCAGCTCATCACTGTGAGAACCAAAAGAATCAGGAGAAATTCCAACAAAACCGAAGTTAGCAATCTGAGGGTTGTTGCCAGGACTCTCAGAAACAAACTCGGAGTTCTTTCTCTCACAAGTTGAATTTTTACCGCCCTCAGATGAATATACATCTGCAGGCTCCTCACCAACTCTATGTTTTAGTTCTTCCAAATTATCTCCAGTTGATATTGTTTTTCCACAACCATTATCCATTCCCCCACCATAAGCATTAAGATTTTCATTGGGATGCAAACAATCTTTTGGAAAAGTTGTCAGGGGACCATAATTGTCATTAGAAACATAGGCACTCATCTCACCATTATCAGGTGATTTTACTTCATCAACTCTTTGGTCTCGGGACTTCATATTGGTCGACCATTTTACCTCCAGCAGGTCAGCTGTAATCTCGGCACGTTCCATTGAGTTCACTTCCTTCACATTCT encodes the following:
- the LOC122041326 gene encoding phosphatidate phosphatase PAH2-like; the encoded protein is MYAVEKLGSYISRGVYTVSGPFHPFGGAVDIIVVQQQDGSFKSSPWYVRFGKFQGVLKTKEKLVKISVNGVEAGFNMYLDHKGEAFFLRDAEAGEQEFFMSPPTSGDETEGTMTNYQSEKNLNFDAEGSQKEMVTQVSNGNSKLVTQTSSKRSTILGFVFGRKTFKEIHDGENVKEVNSMERAEITADLLEVKWSTNMKSRDQRVDEVKSPDNGEMSAYVSNDNYGPLTTFPKDCLHPNENLNAYGGGMDNGCGKTISTGDNLEELKHRVGEEPADVYSSEGGKNSTCERKNSEFVSESPGNNPQIANFGFVGISPDSFGSHSDELGESMNNMLSGIISEEMASCGDVQIETMGINDTDVRNKSVPDLVALQSDETGVQNSSSTAYCHDEMQCHTESHMDSTLAVSTLETGNMEVSSFCYWQTIENSTNRSNITDYKITDNLGPISGGFEHCESGILCHANMVLEVSSIAGAGASVINENSEYNHDQSLETARKSESSLSENSQYDSPIEEALIDSDNYDFGSMSYPTSYFKQISSGIRFSLNEQIPGCESEVISVDAVAGESAHVQEMNFQKIDLLGNHSCMEETGIAQVASCPASIPGNPPKYGVFTKSASISELLNSYNSDNAAQEVEGFDQKCNLTGVYSLEHINVARDLSTITKPREVAEYSVSHFESSDDVQFPFSDIDNYGAKEINPELSDNEKVGETKYFQSPNAEIDLETQDLEIKNNKCSLSNSGAFSSQSSPIVISSCKRCSGVNELSSKSLPIVRSHIKDLEVSPVHHSLSSCSLVEKNDIQEAVISSDSEEEEPKSSLTNATVEVSLCNHLLFEGMGIDAASQQFDAEKVNVEKFIALGPSVVKDERLVVRIGDQYFPWSAAAPIVLGMVCFGQKEMLEPQGMIPVERVEKTLGTSKSMPIQPRGNWNIWPFVKKSKTLSNPEALSEVGNDLILDPDFRSNGRIAQESDIIKIKNSKKVQSLTPTSEELASLNLKEGKNVVTFNFSTAMLGVQQVDARIYLWKWNTRIVVSDVDGTITKSDVLGQFMPLVGMDWSQTGVTHLFSGIKDNGYQLLFLSARAISQAYLTRQFLFNLKQDGKALPDGPVVISPDGLFPSLYREVIRRAPHEFKISCLEAIRALFPPDCNPFYAGFGNRDTDEISYLKVGIPIGKIFIINPKGQVAVNRRVDTKSYASLHQLVNGIFPPMSSFEQEDYNSWNFWRLPLPDVDI